A genomic segment from Clostridium pasteurianum BC1 encodes:
- the ypeB gene encoding germination protein YpeB yields MNTTKKRIIYTIAVALIVVFSTTFAILMTLERIDYRNYLMGEYSKSMYQLINSVENIGSNLAKVPVLGSKDQDIVALEEIFRYSSIANDKLHSLPIDEQQLSGTSKFITQVGDFCYTLASKTTQGGELSDEDIAKVETLKKQAYTLENQLKNVQNNINNGDVKWGEIRKKASGVLLSSNENAVSTSFESIQKQIVQYPSLIYDGPFSDNNLDINPKINSSKDVTVTEAEGIVRKAIGNEKIDSVERLEDVNKQKIPCYSFNVNIKGRKSDNKVSCEVTKKGGMIYYILDNRNIDKPTIDVNKAQDIGSKYLADMGYTNMTPTYSLVYNNTAIISYIYNIGNVAVYTDQIKLKIALDNGNIIGMESAKYLTAHDTGRKIPDENSLISKDKAQEKVSKRLTVTSSRLAIVPTESNKEVLCYEFVGNYNGDSFIVYINAQTGYEVRILQIRNTPNGKLTI; encoded by the coding sequence ATGAATACAACTAAAAAGAGAATAATATATACTATAGCAGTAGCCCTAATTGTAGTATTTTCAACCACATTTGCAATTCTTATGACTCTAGAGAGAATTGATTATAGAAATTATTTAATGGGAGAATACAGTAAAAGTATGTATCAATTAATAAATTCAGTTGAGAATATAGGAAGTAATTTGGCTAAAGTTCCAGTATTAGGTTCAAAGGATCAAGATATTGTGGCCTTGGAAGAGATATTTAGATATTCTTCTATAGCTAATGATAAGCTGCATTCACTGCCAATTGATGAGCAGCAGTTAAGTGGAACAAGTAAATTTATAACCCAGGTAGGAGATTTTTGTTATACATTAGCTAGTAAAACTACTCAAGGAGGAGAACTTTCAGATGAGGATATAGCAAAAGTTGAAACTCTAAAAAAACAGGCATATACTCTTGAAAATCAATTGAAAAATGTACAGAATAATATAAATAACGGTGATGTGAAGTGGGGAGAAATAAGAAAAAAGGCCAGCGGAGTGTTACTTTCCAGTAATGAAAATGCAGTATCCACTAGTTTTGAGAGCATACAAAAACAGATAGTTCAATATCCTTCACTCATATACGATGGACCATTTTCAGATAACAATTTAGATATAAATCCTAAAATTAATTCTTCAAAAGATGTTACAGTAACTGAGGCAGAAGGAATTGTGAGAAAAGCTATTGGAAATGAAAAGATAGACAGTGTTGAGAGGTTGGAGGATGTAAATAAACAGAAAATTCCTTGCTATAGTTTTAATGTTAATATAAAGGGGCGAAAAAGTGATAATAAAGTATCTTGTGAAGTGACAAAAAAAGGTGGAATGATATATTATATTTTAGATAATAGAAATATCGACAAACCTACTATAGATGTAAATAAAGCTCAGGATATAGGCAGTAAATATCTAGCTGATATGGGGTATACTAATATGACACCAACTTATAGCCTCGTTTATAACAATACTGCTATTATAAGCTATATTTATAATATAGGGAATGTGGCAGTATATACGGATCAGATAAAACTTAAAATTGCATTGGATAATGGAAATATAATTGGTATGGAGTCTGCAAAATATCTTACAGCTCATGATACGGGAAGAAAAATACCTGATGAGAACAGTCTTATAAGTAAAGATAAGGCGCAGGAAAAAGTAAGTAAAAGATTGACCGTTACATCCTCAAGGCTGGCTATTGTGCCTACTGAATCAAACAAGGAGGTCTTGTGTTATGAGTTTGTAGGTAATTACAATGGAGATTCCTTTATTGTCTACATAAATGCTCAAACTGGATATGAAGTGAGAATACTACAAATAAGAAATACACCAAATGGTAAACTAACAATATAA
- a CDS encoding D-alanine--D-alanine ligase family protein produces the protein MKKKIAILFGGKSTEHEVSRVSASSVLRNIDISKYDVYPIGITKDGEWFEYTGSIDKIENGQWEKDEYYKKPEGQKVLFNREVDVVFPVLHGLCGEDGTVQGLCRLIDIPCVGPNVMSSAVCMDKVYTKYVLEHFEIKQADYVVVTAVEYGISRDKIIDTIEKKLKYDVFIKPSNSGSSVGITKAHDRKELIDGIEEALKYDRKVLVEKAINAREVEVAVLGNDKPKAGVPGEILPAKEFYDYEAKYEDAESKLLIPADMNGTELEKIKKLAVKIYTALDCAGMARVDFLVDKVTSEIYLNEVNTIPGFTKISMYPKMWEAAGKAYKDLISELIEFAIERNNN, from the coding sequence ATGAAAAAGAAAATAGCTATATTATTTGGTGGAAAGTCAACTGAGCATGAAGTCTCAAGAGTATCAGCATCATCAGTGCTTAGAAATATTGATATATCTAAATATGATGTTTATCCAATAGGAATAACAAAAGATGGTGAATGGTTTGAATATACAGGAAGTATAGATAAAATAGAGAATGGTCAATGGGAAAAAGATGAATATTATAAGAAACCAGAAGGTCAAAAGGTTCTATTTAATAGAGAAGTAGATGTAGTATTTCCTGTACTTCATGGGCTATGCGGAGAAGACGGTACTGTACAAGGGCTGTGTAGGCTTATAGATATTCCGTGTGTAGGACCTAATGTTATGTCTTCGGCAGTGTGTATGGATAAGGTATATACCAAATATGTATTGGAACATTTTGAAATAAAACAGGCTGATTACGTAGTTGTAACAGCAGTAGAATATGGTATTAGCAGAGACAAGATAATAGACACAATAGAAAAAAAATTAAAATATGATGTGTTTATTAAGCCTTCTAACAGCGGATCTTCAGTGGGCATTACAAAAGCACATGACAGAAAGGAATTGATAGATGGTATAGAGGAAGCACTAAAATACGATAGAAAAGTTTTAGTTGAAAAAGCTATTAATGCTAGAGAAGTAGAAGTAGCTGTTCTTGGAAATGACAAACCAAAGGCTGGAGTTCCAGGAGAAATTCTTCCTGCAAAAGAATTCTATGATTATGAAGCAAAGTACGAAGATGCAGAATCAAAATTATTAATACCAGCAGATATGAATGGCACTGAATTAGAAAAAATAAAGAAGCTTGCTGTAAAGATATATACAGCTTTAGATTGTGCAGGTATGGCAAGAGTTGACTTTTTAGTAGATAAAGTAACGTCAGAAATATATTTAAATGAAGTTAATACTATTCCTGGATTCACTAAGATAAGTATGTATCCTAAAATGTGGGAAGCTGCTGGTAAGGCATATAAAGACTTGATTAGTGAGCTTATAGAATTTGCTATAGAAAGAAACAATAATTAG
- a CDS encoding DUF1934 domain-containing protein, with the protein MEKKAIITISSIQGDKEEDTIQVVTPGIFYLKDDFYYAIYEETEISGMQGTTTTLKIKPEELILLREGTTNANMHFLCGTNNLSMYDTPYGTLKMEVDTKEINIDVNEKGGNISVKYDMNISGQMVPATSLDINIKLQ; encoded by the coding sequence ATGGAGAAAAAAGCTATTATAACCATTTCTAGTATACAGGGAGATAAAGAAGAAGATACCATACAAGTTGTTACTCCGGGAATTTTTTATTTAAAGGATGATTTCTATTATGCTATTTATGAAGAAACAGAAATATCAGGTATGCAGGGTACAACTACTACTCTAAAAATAAAACCAGAGGAACTCATATTATTAAGAGAAGGAACTACTAATGCTAATATGCATTTTCTTTGTGGAACAAACAATTTATCTATGTATGATACTCCCTATGGAACTCTGAAAATGGAAGTGGACACAAAAGAAATAAATATAGATGTAAATGAAAAAGGTGGAAATATCTCTGTTAAGTATGATATGAATATATCAGGACAGATGGTCCCAGCAACTTCTCTTGATATAAATATAAAATTGCAATAA
- a CDS encoding CTP synthase has protein sequence MKNTKYIFVTGGVVSSLGKGITAASLGRLLKNRGLKVSIQKFDPYINVDPGTMSPYQHGEVFVTDDGAETDLDLGHYERFIDENLSKNSNVTTGKVYWSVISKERKGDYLGGTVQVIPHITNELKDRVYRVAKEKDVDVVITEIGGTVGDIESLPFLEAIRQIKYEVGNGNSCFIHVTLVPYLRKAGEIKTKPTQHSVKELRGIGIQPDIIVCRTEKELSEDVRNKLGLFCNVEGKAVIQNLDAENLYEIPLLLHKEGLDDLVCEQLSLGCNEVDNTEWIEMVGKLKSLSKEVTIALVGKYVELHDAYLSVVESLSHGGLASGASVNVKWINSVDVTAENVNDILKDVDGVLVPGGFGDRGIEGKIESIRWARENKIPFLGICLGMQCAVIEYARNVLGYSDAHSSEIAPDTKHPVIDLMPDQKDIDEKGGTMRLGLYACKLSKDTNAMAAYNEQVIYERHRHRYEFNNEYRTSLIEKGLILSGTSPDERLVEIVELKDHPWFVAVQFHPEFKSRPNKPHPLFRDFIKASLK, from the coding sequence ATGAAAAATACTAAATATATTTTTGTAACTGGTGGTGTTGTTTCATCATTGGGCAAGGGAATAACAGCAGCTTCTCTTGGAAGATTGCTTAAAAATAGAGGATTAAAAGTTTCAATACAAAAATTTGATCCATATATAAATGTTGATCCAGGGACCATGAGCCCATATCAGCACGGAGAAGTTTTCGTTACCGATGATGGTGCTGAAACGGACTTAGATCTTGGACATTATGAAAGATTTATAGATGAAAACCTAAGTAAGAATAGTAATGTTACTACTGGTAAAGTCTATTGGTCTGTTATATCTAAAGAGAGAAAAGGAGATTACCTTGGTGGTACAGTGCAAGTAATTCCTCACATAACAAATGAACTTAAAGACAGAGTTTATAGAGTTGCAAAAGAAAAAGATGTGGATGTAGTTATAACTGAAATAGGTGGAACCGTTGGAGATATTGAATCACTCCCATTTTTAGAAGCCATAAGACAAATAAAATATGAAGTTGGTAATGGCAATTCTTGTTTTATACACGTAACACTTGTACCATATTTACGGAAAGCAGGAGAAATAAAGACAAAACCAACCCAACACTCAGTTAAAGAATTAAGAGGCATAGGTATTCAACCTGATATAATAGTATGTCGTACTGAAAAAGAACTATCTGAAGATGTGAGAAATAAACTTGGACTATTCTGTAATGTAGAAGGAAAAGCTGTAATACAAAATCTAGATGCAGAAAATCTATATGAAATTCCATTATTACTTCATAAAGAAGGTCTAGATGATTTAGTATGTGAACAACTTAGTCTAGGCTGCAATGAAGTAGATAATACTGAATGGATAGAAATGGTAGGGAAATTAAAAAGTTTATCTAAAGAAGTTACTATAGCATTAGTTGGTAAATACGTAGAATTACATGATGCTTATCTTTCAGTGGTAGAATCACTTAGCCATGGAGGTCTTGCAAGCGGAGCAAGCGTAAATGTAAAGTGGATAAACTCCGTTGATGTTACTGCTGAAAATGTTAATGATATTTTAAAAGACGTAGATGGCGTATTAGTACCTGGTGGCTTTGGTGATAGAGGTATTGAAGGTAAAATAGAATCTATAAGATGGGCAAGAGAAAATAAAATTCCGTTCCTTGGAATCTGTCTTGGAATGCAATGTGCAGTAATAGAGTATGCTAGAAATGTACTGGGCTATTCAGATGCTCACAGTTCAGAAATAGCTCCTGATACTAAACATCCTGTTATAGATTTAATGCCTGATCAAAAGGATATTGATGAAAAAGGCGGTACAATGAGACTTGGACTATATGCATGTAAATTATCCAAAGACACAAATGCTATGGCCGCATATAATGAACAGGTTATATACGAAAGACATAGACATAGATATGAATTTAATAATGAATATAGAACTAGTTTAATAGAAAAAGGTCTTATACTTTCAGGAACAAGTCCAGATGAGAGATTAGTAGAAATTGTGGAGCTCAAAGATCATCCTTGGTTTGTTGCAGTTCAGTTCCACCCTGAATTTAAGTCAAGACCAAATAAACCTCATCCACTTTTCAGAGATTTTATTAAAGCCTCATTGAAATAA
- the rho gene encoding transcription termination factor Rho yields the protein MFSVDLESRTLVQLKEMAKGLGIKNISKFKKRDLIEEIKKVSPVSIEKDGVVLREKISPKKDEKAALITNKNKNSDSKNKVDVAVKEKEILKVEADNVPKVIAEGTEVSSNRAENTNNKIEIVEDKQNVNIRREVNRAETIGNKVEPTKNSMEVARNYERKESQNLKNNFDQSRSTNEKYVKEEKDDKFKEMVHESNSAKGVLELVDNNNFGFLRGKNYLTGPDDIYVSPSQIRRFNLKTGDEVEGKVRIPKEGEKFKALLYVQSVNGENPEKAVGRKPFETLVPIYPNKRLKLEKNEKELATRLMDIMSPIGKGQRGLIVAPPKAGKTTLLKTVAQSISSNHPEVKLIVLLIDERPEEVTDMKESIKGEVIYSTFDEEPEHHTKVAYMVLERTKRMIEQGQDVVILLDSLTRLARAYNLTITPTGRTLSGGLDPGALIMPKKFFGAARNIKEGGSLTILATALIDTGSRMDDMIFEEFKGTGNMEVHLDRRLQERRIFPAIDIYKSGTRKEKLLLAQEEYDASYLIRKVLYNENSTQSVTEKLINLLSETKNNKDFVDIINKEKWER from the coding sequence TTGTTTAGCGTTGACTTGGAAAGCAGGACCCTTGTGCAGCTTAAGGAAATGGCAAAAGGGCTGGGAATAAAAAATATTTCAAAATTTAAAAAGAGAGATCTTATTGAGGAAATTAAAAAGGTTTCTCCGGTTTCTATAGAGAAAGATGGAGTTGTACTTAGAGAGAAAATATCTCCTAAAAAAGATGAAAAAGCAGCTCTTATTACCAATAAAAATAAGAATAGCGATTCAAAAAATAAGGTTGATGTTGCAGTTAAGGAAAAAGAAATATTAAAGGTAGAAGCAGACAATGTCCCAAAGGTGATTGCTGAGGGAACTGAAGTTAGCAGTAATAGAGCGGAAAATACTAACAACAAAATAGAAATAGTTGAAGATAAACAAAATGTTAATATCAGAAGAGAAGTTAACAGGGCAGAAACAATTGGTAACAAAGTGGAACCTACTAAGAACAGTATGGAGGTTGCTAGGAATTATGAAAGAAAAGAGTCTCAAAATTTAAAAAATAATTTTGACCAATCAAGAAGTACTAATGAAAAATATGTAAAAGAAGAAAAAGATGATAAATTTAAAGAAATGGTACATGAATCCAATTCTGCCAAGGGAGTTTTAGAATTAGTAGACAATAATAATTTTGGATTTTTACGTGGAAAAAATTATTTAACTGGCCCAGATGACATATATGTATCTCCTTCCCAGATAAGAAGGTTCAATTTAAAAACAGGAGACGAAGTTGAGGGTAAAGTTAGAATACCTAAAGAAGGTGAAAAATTTAAAGCACTTCTTTATGTACAAAGCGTAAATGGAGAGAATCCAGAAAAAGCAGTAGGCAGAAAACCTTTTGAAACATTAGTTCCTATTTATCCTAATAAGAGATTGAAATTAGAGAAAAATGAAAAAGAATTGGCAACAAGGCTTATGGATATTATGTCTCCTATTGGAAAGGGACAAAGAGGTCTTATAGTTGCGCCTCCTAAGGCTGGAAAAACTACATTATTAAAAACAGTAGCACAAAGCATATCTTCTAATCATCCAGAGGTCAAATTAATAGTGCTTTTAATAGATGAGAGACCAGAAGAAGTTACTGACATGAAAGAGTCTATAAAAGGCGAAGTTATATATTCTACCTTTGATGAAGAACCAGAACATCACACAAAAGTTGCATATATGGTTTTGGAACGTACTAAGAGAATGATTGAACAGGGGCAAGATGTTGTAATCCTTTTAGATAGTTTAACTAGACTTGCAAGAGCTTATAATTTAACTATAACGCCTACAGGAAGAACCCTATCTGGCGGTCTTGATCCCGGTGCATTGATAATGCCAAAAAAATTCTTTGGGGCAGCTAGAAATATAAAAGAAGGTGGAAGTCTTACTATACTTGCTACAGCACTTATTGATACGGGAAGCAGAATGGATGATATGATTTTTGAAGAATTTAAAGGGACAGGTAATATGGAAGTACATCTCGATAGAAGACTTCAAGAAAGAAGAATTTTCCCTGCAATTGATATTTATAAGTCTGGAACTAGAAAGGAAAAGCTTCTTTTAGCACAGGAAGAGTATGATGCATCCTATTTGATTAGAAAAGTATTATATAATGAAAATAGCACTCAAAGTGTAACAGAAAAGCTAATAAATCTTTTAAGTGAAACTAAAAATAATAAGGATTTTGTGGATATTATAAATAAAGAAAAATGGGAAAGATAA
- the rpmE gene encoding 50S ribosomal protein L31, with product MKEGIHPGYHHDAVVKCACGNTFTTGSTKAELKVDICSKCHPFFTGRQKLVDVGGRVEKFRKKYNLSEEE from the coding sequence ATGAAAGAAGGCATACATCCAGGGTATCATCATGATGCAGTTGTTAAATGTGCATGTGGAAATACTTTTACAACAGGTTCAACTAAAGCAGAACTTAAAGTAGATATTTGTTCAAAATGCCATCCTTTCTTCACTGGACGTCAGAAATTAGTTGACGTTGGTGGTAGAGTTGAGAAATTCAGAAAGAAATACAACTTATCAGAAGAGGAATAG
- a CDS encoding thymidine kinase yields MYGPKDHGWIEVIVGPMYSGKSEELIRRIRRAKIARQKVQVFKPEIDNRYSIDDIVSHCGEKEGAIAIKNSEEILEFLKKDIDVIAVDEVQFFNENIINILTKISNGGKRVICAGLDMDFRGEPFGSVPKLMAIAEFVDKLQAICMCCGNPATRTQRLIDGKPANYNESVILIGAKESYEARCRKCHCVPKDEV; encoded by the coding sequence ATGTATGGACCGAAAGATCATGGCTGGATAGAAGTAATAGTTGGACCAATGTATAGTGGAAAGTCAGAGGAATTGATAAGAAGGATAAGAAGGGCGAAGATTGCAAGGCAAAAGGTTCAAGTATTTAAACCTGAAATTGATAATAGATACAGCATAGATGATATAGTATCACATTGCGGTGAAAAGGAAGGGGCTATTGCTATAAAAAATAGTGAAGAAATACTTGAATTTTTAAAAAAAGATATAGATGTTATAGCAGTGGATGAAGTACAATTTTTTAATGAAAATATAATTAACATTTTAACAAAAATATCAAATGGTGGGAAAAGGGTTATATGTGCAGGATTAGATATGGATTTTAGAGGAGAACCTTTTGGTTCTGTGCCAAAGCTTATGGCTATAGCTGAATTTGTAGATAAATTACAGGCAATATGCATGTGTTGTGGTAATCCAGCTACAAGAACTCAAAGACTTATAGATGGTAAGCCTGCAAATTACAATGAATCTGTAATATTGATAGGGGCTAAGGAATCCTATGAAGCACGATGCAGAAAGTGTCATTGTGTTCCGAAAGATGAGGTGTGA
- a CDS encoding DUF1385 domain-containing protein → MDKKHSVGGQAVIEGVMMRGAKGIATAVRKEDNTIELKIEKIVPYAKRNKFFGLPIIRGFVSLVESMIIGIKTLNYSASFFEDEEDNEPSKFDEFLSKIFKDKTNDALMAISLCISIVFAVGIFFALPTFAANIFKNLNVHNTVILNLLEGVIRVTIFILYLYLIGKMSDIQRVFQYHGAEHKTVFCYENDDELTPENASKYSRFHPRCGTNFLFLVMIISIFVFSLTGWNSLIFRIISRIVLLPIVSGVTYEVIRWMGRSDNGLSKIFSYPGLMLQKFTTREPDYSQLEVAIKALKGAEGIVDSENVDGVEDKNFVEDKAYENK, encoded by the coding sequence ATGGATAAAAAGCATTCTGTAGGTGGTCAAGCTGTAATTGAAGGTGTAATGATGAGAGGGGCTAAGGGTATTGCGACTGCTGTTAGAAAAGAAGATAATACCATTGAATTGAAAATTGAGAAGATAGTACCCTATGCCAAAAGAAATAAGTTTTTTGGACTTCCTATTATAAGGGGGTTTGTATCTCTTGTAGAATCTATGATTATAGGAATAAAAACCTTGAATTATTCGGCTTCTTTTTTTGAAGATGAAGAGGACAATGAGCCCTCTAAATTTGACGAATTCTTAAGTAAAATATTTAAAGATAAAACTAATGATGCACTAATGGCAATATCTTTATGTATATCAATTGTTTTTGCTGTAGGAATTTTTTTCGCATTACCTACTTTTGCAGCTAATATATTTAAAAATTTAAATGTTCATAATACTGTTATTCTGAATTTACTAGAAGGAGTAATAAGGGTAACTATTTTTATTTTATATTTGTATTTAATTGGCAAAATGAGCGATATACAAAGAGTTTTTCAATATCATGGAGCGGAGCATAAAACTGTATTTTGCTACGAGAACGATGATGAATTAACGCCAGAAAATGCTTCAAAGTATTCTAGATTTCATCCTCGTTGTGGAACAAATTTTTTATTTTTGGTTATGATAATAAGTATATTTGTTTTTTCGCTTACAGGCTGGAATTCGCTTATTTTTAGAATTATTTCAAGAATAGTGCTGCTGCCTATTGTATCAGGAGTAACCTACGAGGTCATAAGGTGGATGGGTAGAAGTGATAATGGATTGTCGAAAATATTCTCATATCCAGGATTAATGCTGCAAAAATTTACTACCAGAGAGCCGGACTATAGTCAATTAGAAGTTGCTATAAAAGCTCTGAAAGGAGCAGAAGGCATAGTGGATTCAGAAAATGTAGATGGGGTAGAAGACAAGAATTTTGTAGAAGATAAGGCATATGAAAATAAATAG
- the prmC gene encoding peptide chain release factor N(5)-glutamine methyltransferase, with amino-acid sequence MKIQELLISGYDILKSQNIETYMLDTQLILCKVLNKDKLFIITNRDLQVDENKRAEFLKLIELRKKRMPVKYILQSTEFMGLDYFIKPGVLIPRADTEILVEEAIKEIKKQNLKEICDVCCGSGAIGIAIATYIADSQVVCYDISEIALEVTQINLERFNLEKRVKALRSDLLSKAIENRCSFDVIVSNPPYIKSKVIGTLMEDVKNYEPFIALCGGEDGLEFYRRIIGESKKVLNPKGLIIFEIGYDQKEEVTQLMEQNGFKDVVCIKDLSGNDRVVKGYFY; translated from the coding sequence ATGAAAATACAAGAGCTTTTAATATCAGGATATGATATATTAAAGTCTCAAAATATTGAGACTTATATGCTGGATACTCAACTTATACTATGCAAGGTTTTAAATAAGGATAAACTGTTTATAATTACAAATAGAGATTTGCAGGTGGATGAAAATAAAAGAGCGGAATTTCTTAAGCTGATAGAACTTAGAAAGAAAAGAATGCCTGTAAAATATATTCTCCAGAGTACGGAATTTATGGGTTTGGATTATTTTATAAAACCAGGAGTACTTATACCAAGAGCAGATACGGAAATACTTGTGGAAGAGGCTATAAAGGAAATAAAAAAACAAAATTTAAAAGAAATTTGTGATGTATGCTGTGGAAGTGGGGCTATAGGTATTGCTATTGCTACTTATATAGCTGATTCACAGGTGGTTTGTTACGATATTTCAGAAATTGCCTTAGAGGTTACACAGATCAATTTAGAAAGATTTAATTTAGAAAAAAGAGTTAAGGCGTTAAGAAGTGATTTGCTTAGTAAGGCTATAGAGAATAGATGCAGTTTTGATGTTATAGTTTCTAATCCACCCTATATAAAAAGTAAAGTTATAGGAACATTAATGGAAGATGTAAAGAATTATGAACCTTTTATAGCGCTTTGTGGTGGAGAAGATGGTCTGGAATTTTATAGAAGAATAATTGGAGAATCAAAAAAAGTTTTAAATCCCAAGGGTTTAATAATTTTTGAGATAGGCTATGATCAAAAGGAAGAAGTAACCCAACTGATGGAACAAAATGGATTTAAAGATGTGGTATGTATTAAAGATCTTTCTGGAAATGATAGAGTAGTTAAAGGCTATTTTTATTGA